One Candidatus Ornithobacterium hominis genomic region harbors:
- a CDS encoding glucose-1-phosphate adenylyltransferase, with the protein MDHKRILALILGGGRGTRLHPLTCERSKPAVPLAGKYRLVDIPISNCLNSGINKIFVLTQFNSASLNRHVKNAFSFDLFSKGFVDILAAEQTTQNANWFQGTADAVRQSLSHYKSIDFDYMLILSGDQLYQMDYRDLLKNHLDNDAELTIATIPVKAEEATSFGIMKTNQENRITSFIEKPSAEELKDWSSETSDEMKAQGRNYLASMGIYLFNKEILYKLLSENDGTDFGKNIIPQSIENQKVNSYQFEGYWTDIGTIKSFHEANLDLANNLPQFNLYENESQIYTHARMLPPAKVVGTTLERVVLSEGAIVYASRLENTVVGIRTRIGIGSTIVNSYLMGSDYYETLKEIEENRFKGIPPVGVGERCYLNNVIVDKNVRIGNDVNLYGFQDKGEIETDEYKIVDGIMVIKKNAILRDGFTL; encoded by the coding sequence ATGGACCATAAAAGAATATTAGCTTTAATTTTAGGCGGCGGTAGAGGTACAAGATTGCATCCACTTACTTGTGAGCGCTCAAAGCCAGCCGTTCCCTTAGCAGGAAAATACCGTTTAGTCGATATTCCGATTTCTAACTGCTTAAACTCTGGTATAAACAAAATATTTGTACTCACGCAGTTTAACTCTGCTTCGCTCAACCGTCATGTGAAAAATGCTTTTTCTTTTGATTTATTTAGCAAAGGTTTTGTAGATATTTTGGCCGCTGAGCAAACAACTCAAAACGCTAACTGGTTTCAAGGTACGGCCGATGCTGTAAGGCAATCATTAAGCCACTACAAATCGATTGACTTTGACTATATGTTGATTTTGAGTGGAGATCAACTTTACCAAATGGATTATCGAGATTTGTTGAAAAATCACTTGGATAATGATGCGGAGTTGACCATTGCTACTATTCCTGTAAAAGCAGAAGAGGCTACCAGCTTTGGCATTATGAAAACAAATCAAGAGAATCGTATTACCTCATTTATAGAAAAACCTTCTGCTGAAGAGTTAAAAGATTGGTCGTCTGAGACAAGTGATGAAATGAAAGCTCAAGGGCGAAATTATCTCGCATCTATGGGTATTTATTTGTTTAACAAAGAAATTCTGTACAAACTTCTCAGTGAAAATGACGGGACAGATTTTGGTAAAAATATCATTCCGCAATCCATCGAAAACCAAAAAGTCAACAGCTATCAATTTGAAGGATATTGGACAGATATTGGGACGATCAAGTCATTTCACGAGGCGAATTTAGATTTAGCCAATAATTTACCACAATTCAATTTATACGAAAATGAATCCCAAATTTATACCCACGCCAGGATGTTGCCCCCAGCAAAAGTCGTGGGCACAACGCTAGAGCGCGTAGTTTTGTCTGAAGGCGCAATAGTGTACGCCAGCCGTTTAGAAAACACCGTCGTAGGAATCCGTACAAGAATCGGTATTGGGTCTACCATTGTCAATTCTTACCTGATGGGTAGCGACTACTATGAAACTTTGAAGGAAATTGAAGAAAATCGCTTCAAAGGAATCCCTCCTGTGGGGGTGGGCGAACGCTGCTACCTCAATAATGTGATTGTAGACAAAAATGTGAGAATCGGGAATGATGTAAATTTATACGGATTCCAAGATAAAGGCGAAATTGAAACCGATGAATACAAAATTGTAGATGGCATCATGGTCATCAAAAAAAATGCGATTTTAAGAGATGGATTCACACTATAA
- a CDS encoding thioredoxin family protein yields MFFSKKKKIKPLEISSLNFNQEIFESEEPILLNFYADWCQPCQVMKSLISRLTKERGDSRGKICKVNLDANPQIASMFGVRSVPNLLFIHKKKVHLRQTGLLPYGELSDIWNQFLKDLDDEIIV; encoded by the coding sequence ATGTTTTTTAGTAAGAAAAAAAAAATTAAGCCTTTAGAAATTTCGTCGCTCAATTTCAATCAAGAAATTTTTGAGTCAGAAGAGCCTATATTGTTAAACTTCTATGCAGACTGGTGCCAGCCTTGTCAGGTGATGAAATCTTTGATTTCTCGGTTAACCAAAGAGCGCGGTGATTCTCGAGGGAAGATTTGCAAAGTAAATTTGGATGCTAATCCACAAATTGCTTCCATGTTTGGAGTTCGTTCGGTGCCTAATTTATTATTTATTCACAAAAAGAAAGTCCATCTAAGGCAAACAGGCTTATTGCCTTATGGTGAACTTTCTGATATTTGGAATCAGTTTTTGAAAGATTTAGATGATGAAATTATAGTGTGA